The Coffea arabica cultivar ET-39 chromosome 1e, Coffea Arabica ET-39 HiFi, whole genome shotgun sequence genome has a window encoding:
- the LOC113730579 gene encoding glutaredoxin-C11: protein MDTIRDLASKKAAVIFTKSSCCMCHSIKALFYELGASPAVHELDHDASGREMERALRSLGCNPAVPAVFIGGEFVGSAKDVISLHVDGSLKQMLINARAIWF, encoded by the coding sequence ATGGATACGATAAGAGATTTGGCTTCCAAAAAGGCAGCAGTGATCTTTACCAAGAGCTCGTGTTGCATGTGTCACAGCATCAAGGCGCTCTTCTATGAACTTGGTGCAAGTCCCGCTGTTCACGAACTTGATCACGATGCAAGCGGAAGGGAAATGGAGAGGGCCTTGCGGAGCTTAGGATGCAACCCGGCTGTTCCTGCTGTTTTTATTGGAGGTGAATTTGTAGGATCGGCTAAGGATGTTATATCCCTTCACGTCGATGGATCTCTAAAACAAATGCTCATTAATGCCAGGGCGATTTGGTTCTAA
- the LOC113734477 gene encoding glutaredoxin-C13-like — protein MDKVLRLASENGLVIFSKSTCCLCYAVNILFHELGVTPYIHEIDHDPDGKEIEKALMRMGCNAPIPAVFIGGKLVGSTNEVMSLHLSGSLLPLLRPYQPST, from the coding sequence ATGGACAAGGTACTGAGGCTGGCGTCCGAGAATGGACTGGTGATTTTCAGCAAAAGCACATGCTGCTTGTGCTACGCAGTCAATATTCTGTTCCACGAGCTGGGGGTTACTCCTTATATTCATGAAATCGATCATGATCCAGATGGAAAGGAGATTGAGAAAGCTCTGATGAGGATGGGGTGTAATGCGCCAATCCCGGCAGTTTTCATTGGCGGGAAGCTGGTTGGATCCACCAATGAAGTCATGTCTCTCCACCTGAGCGGCTCCCTCCTTCCACTTCTCAGGCCATACCAGCCATCGACTTAA
- the LOC113734463 gene encoding membrane-anchored ubiquitin-fold protein 3 isoform X1, with protein sequence MAEGEEQVELKFRIYDGTDIGHGTYISSTAISVLKQRLVHQWPQDKSIAPKSAGDIKLIHAGKILDDGRTLAESRIPIGDVSGGVITMHVVVQPPNSGKKTASWCGSSVPGLWRDVCRLQNEIFTATEEINQE encoded by the exons ATGGCTGAAGGGGAGGAGCAAGTTGAACTTAAGTTCAGAATCTATGACGGGACAGATATAGGACATGGAACCTATATATCATCAACAGCTATTTCTGTGCTCAAACAAAGGCTTGTTCATCAGTGGCCTCAAG ATAAATCTATCGCACCCAAGTCAGCTGGTGATATCAAACTAATACATGCTGGAAAGATTTTGGACGATGGAAGGACACTTGCTGAGTCAAGAATACCCATTGGTGATGTCTCTGGTGGAGTTATTACAATGCATGTCGTGGTGCAACCCCCTAATAGTGGAAAGAAGACAG CTTCCTGGTGTGGTTCTAGCGTGCCTGGGCTGTGGAGGGATGTTTGCAGattacaaaatgaaatttttacgGCAACCGAAGAAATTAACCAGGAATGA
- the LOC113734463 gene encoding membrane-anchored ubiquitin-fold protein 3 isoform X2: protein MAEGEEQVELKFRIYDGTDIGHGTYISSTAISVLKQRLVHQWPQDKSIAPKSAGDIKLIHAGKILDDGRTLAESRIPIGDVSGGVITMHVVVQPPNSGKKTEKNPSETQRCLCAIL from the exons ATGGCTGAAGGGGAGGAGCAAGTTGAACTTAAGTTCAGAATCTATGACGGGACAGATATAGGACATGGAACCTATATATCATCAACAGCTATTTCTGTGCTCAAACAAAGGCTTGTTCATCAGTGGCCTCAAG ATAAATCTATCGCACCCAAGTCAGCTGGTGATATCAAACTAATACATGCTGGAAAGATTTTGGACGATGGAAGGACACTTGCTGAGTCAAGAATACCCATTGGTGATGTCTCTGGTGGAGTTATTACAATGCATGTCGTGGTGCAACCCCCTAATAGTGGAAAGAAGACAG AAAAGAACCCAAGTGAGACACAAAGATGCTTGTGCGCCATCCTTTAA